The following coding sequences lie in one Arabidopsis thaliana chromosome 3, partial sequence genomic window:
- a CDS encoding Phototropic-responsive NPH3 family protein (Phototropic-responsive NPH3 family protein; FUNCTIONS IN: signal transducer activity; INVOLVED IN: response to light stimulus; LOCATED IN: endomembrane system; CONTAINS InterPro DOMAIN/s: NPH3 (InterPro:IPR004249), BTB/POZ (InterPro:IPR013069), BTB/POZ fold (InterPro:IPR011333); BEST Arabidopsis thaliana protein match is: Phototropic-responsive NPH3 family protein (TAIR:AT5G67385.1); Has 857 Blast hits to 837 proteins in 35 species: Archae - 0; Bacteria - 0; Metazoa - 19; Fungi - 0; Plants - 832; Viruses - 0; Other Eukaryotes - 6 (source: NCBI BLink).) encodes MLEKLSFLLHKFPLVSKCGFIKKLASESSNDSNIIRIPDFPGGAEGFELVIKFCYDISFEINTENIAMLLCAAEYLEMTEEHSVENLVETIEVYLNEVILKSLSKSVKVLQKSQDLLPIAERVRLVDRCIDSIAYAICQESQSNEDIVDWWADDLAVLKIDMFRRVLVAMIARGFKRYSLGPVLKLYAEKALRGLDIFGKEAKKMEAEQEHEKRLILETIVSLLPRERNSVSVSFLSILLRAAIYLETTVACRLDLEKRMGLQLRQAVIDDLLIPYYSFNGDNTMLDVDTVQRILMNYLEFEVEGNSADFASDIGELMETYLAEIASDRNINFAKFIGFAECIPKQSRMYRAIDIFLKTHPNISEVEKKKVCSLMDCKKLSRDVYAHAAQNDRFQENLSNSDSPAPATAEKTLSPPELSSYKNELSKLNRENQYLKLELLKVKMKFKELEKEKAFEVMSGSDCSSSVSTASVAKPRLPRKSFINSVSQKLGKLINPFGLKQGQTKQPKSRRHSIS; translated from the exons ATGTTGGAGAAACTTTCGTTTTTACTCCACAag TTTCCACTTGTTTCAAAATGTGGGTTTATAAAGAAACTTGCTTCTGAATCAAGCAATGATTCCAACATTATCAGAATCCCAGATTTTCCTGGAGGTGCAGAAGGATTTGAGCTAGTCATCAAATTCTGCTACGACATAAGCTTCGAGATAAACACAGAGAACATTGCGATGCTACTATGTGCAGCAGAGTATCTAGAGATGACAGAGGAACACTCTGTTGAAAACCTAGTGGAGACAATAGAGGTTTACTTAAACGAAGTGATCCTCAAGAGTTTATCAAAATCAGTTAAAGTTCTGCAAAAATCTCAAGATTTGTTGCCTATAGCCGAGAGAGTGAGACTCGTGGACCGGTGTATCGATTCAATCGCTTATGCAATATGCCAGGAGAGCCAGAGCAATGAGGATATAGTTGACTGGTGGGCTGACGATTTAGCTGTTCTAAAGATTGATATGTTTCGACGTGTCTTGGTCGCGATGATCGCTAGAGGGTTTAAGAGATACTCACTTGGTCCAGTACTTAAACTCTATGCCGAAAAAGCTCTTAGAGGGTTG GACATTTTTGGGAAAGAGGCAAAGAAGATGGAGGCAGAACAAGAACATGAGAAAAGGTTGATCCTTGAAACAATAGTGAGTCTTCTTCCGAGGGAGAGAAACTCAGTGTCAGTTAGTTTTCTTTCGATACTTTTAAGAGCTGCGATATACCTCGAAACCACGGTAGCTTGCAGGCTTGATTTGGAGAAGAGAATGGGATTGCAATTAAGACAAGCTGTTATTGATGATCTCTTGATTCCTTATTATTCATTCAATGGAGACAACACAATGTTAGATGTTGATACTGTTCAACGTATCCTCATGAACTATCTTGAGTTTGAAGTTGAAGGAAACTCTGCTGATTTTGCTAGTGATATTGGTGAATTAATGGAGACTTATCTGGCTGAAATCGCTTCTGATAGAAACATAAACTTCGCGAAGTTCATCGGTTTTGCTGAATGTATTCCGAAACAGTCTAGGATGTATCGAGCCATTGACATCTTCCTCAAG ACACATCCGAATATAAGtgaagtggagaagaagaaagtttgtAGCTTAATGGACTGTAAAAAGCTATCGCGAGATGTGTATGCTCACGCAGCTCAAAACGATCGTTTCCAAGAAAATTTAAGCAATTCAGATTCTCCAGCACCAGCAACAGCAGAAAAAACTCTTTCTCCTCCTGAGCTCAGCTCCTACAAGAATGAACTCTCCAAACTAAACCGGGAAAACCAATACTTGAAGCTTGAGTTGCTCAAAGTGAAAATGAAGTTCAAGGagttggagaaggagaaagcttTTGAAGTCATGAGTGGTTCGGATTGTTCTTCTTCGGTTTCAACTGCTTCGGTGGCTAAGCCTCGATTACCTAGAAAGTCATTTATAAACTCTGTTTCTCAAAAACTCGGAAAGCTTATTAACCCTTTTGGCCTCAAACAAGGACAAACCAAACAACCTAAAAGCAGAAGACACTCTATATCTTAA
- a CDS encoding F-box and associated interaction domains-containing protein (F-box and associated interaction domains-containing protein; CONTAINS InterPro DOMAIN/s: F-box domain, cyclin-like (InterPro:IPR001810), F-box domain, Skp2-like (InterPro:IPR022364), F-box associated domain, type 1 (InterPro:IPR006527), F-box associated interaction domain (InterPro:IPR017451); BEST Arabidopsis thaliana protein match is: F-box and associated interaction domains-containing protein (TAIR:AT5G47300.1); Has 1715 Blast hits to 1666 proteins in 50 species: Archae - 0; Bacteria - 0; Metazoa - 2; Fungi - 0; Plants - 1711; Viruses - 0; Other Eukaryotes - 2 (source: NCBI BLink).), with the protein MVLNLPQELLEEILCRVPATSLKQLRLTCKEWNRLFNDRTFSRKHFDKAPKQFLITVLEERCRLSSLSINLHSGFPSEEFTGELSPIDYHSNSSQVIIMKIFHCDGLFVCTILKDTRIVVWNPCTGQKKWIQTGENLDENGQDFVLGYYQDNKSSDKSYKILSYKGYNYGDQEFKIYDIKSNTWRNLDVTPIPGNYFTCSDYRVSLKGNTYWFAYDLKDEQLGLISFDYTTERFERLWLPFQCDISDHDYSLSVVGEEKLSVVLQLKDAPRREIWITNKMDDETKEMSWRKLFEVEVGTRYYMWSGRPFLVDEEKKIVVCCEKCQKKCQPVITVSMVEADSNATRVYFPVVTMTSYWPHFVDYVPSLIQIQQSEANEKELNS; encoded by the coding sequence ATGGTGTTGAACCTTCCACAGGAGTTGTTAGAGGAGATACTATGTCGTGTTCCGGCCACATCTCTCAAACAATTACGACTTACGTGCAAAGAATGGAACCGTTTATTCAACGATAGGACATTCTCAAGAAAACACTTTGATAAAGCCCCAAAACAGTTTCTTATCACAGTACTAGAGGAAAGATGTAGGCTTTCTTCACTGAGCATCAATCTCCATAGTGGATTTCCTTCTGAAGAGTTTACAGGTGAACTTAGCCCAATCGATTATCATTCTAATTCAAGTCAAGTcattataatgaaaatatttcaCTGTGATGGCTTATTTGTATGCACCATCCTAAAAGACACTAGAATCGTGGTTTGGAATCCGTGTACTGGTCAAAAGAAGTGGATCCAAACCGGCGAAAATCTCGACGAAAACGGTCAAGACTTTGTTCTTGGATATTACCAAGACAATAAATCAAGCGATAAGAGCTACAAGATATTGAGCTACAAGGGTTATAATTATGGCGACCAAGAATTCAAAATCTATGACATAAAATCTAATACATGGAGGAATCTTGATGTCACTCCGATTCCAGGCAACTACTTCACTTGTTCTGATTACCGCGTGTCTTTGAAGGGAAATACTTACTGGTTTGCTTATGATTTGAAAGACGAGCAGTTAGGGTTAATCAGTTTTGATTATACCACAGAGAGATTTGAACGTCTATGGCTTCCCTTTCAGTGTGATATTTCTGATCATGATTATTCTCTATCAgttgttggagaagaaaaactttCGGTGGTATTACAGCTTAAGGATGCACCAAGAAGAGAGATATGGATAACAAATAAGATGGATGATGAGACCAAAGAGATGTCGTGGAGAAAGCTTTTCGAAGTGGAAGTCGGTACTAGATATTATATGTGGAGCGGTAGACCTTTCTTGGTCGACGAGGAAAAGAAGATTGTCGTGTGTTGTGAGAAATGCCAAAAAAAATGCCAACCGGTTATAACAGTATCCATGGTTGAGGCGGATAGTAATGCCACACGAGTGTATTTTCCAGTAGTGACAATGACTTCATATTGGCCACATTTTGTTgattatgttccaagtttgaTTCAAATCCAACAATCGGAGGCAAACGAAAAAGAGCTGAATAGTTAG
- a CDS encoding F-box and associated interaction domains-containing protein: MMVLNLPQELLEEILCRVPATSLKQLRLTCKEWNRLFNDRTFSRKHFDKAPKQFLITVLEERCRLSSLSINLHSGFPSEEFTGELSPIDYHSNSSQVIIMKIFHCDGLFVCTILKDTRIVVWNPCTGQKKWIQTGENLDENGQDFVLGYYQDNKSSDKSYKILSYKGYNYGDQEFKIYDIKSNTWRNLDVTPIPGNYFTCSDYRVSLKGNTYWFAYDLKDEQLGLISFDYTTERFERLWLPFQCDISDHDYSLSVVGEEKLSVVLQLKDAPRREIWITNKMDDETKEMSWRKLFEVEVGTRYYMWSGRPFLVDEEKKIVVCCEKCQKKCQPVITVSMVEADSNATRVYFPVVTMTSYWPHFVDYVPSLIQIQQSEANEKELNS; this comes from the coding sequence ATGATGGTGTTGAACCTTCCACAGGAGTTGTTAGAGGAGATACTATGTCGTGTTCCGGCCACATCTCTCAAACAATTACGACTTACGTGCAAAGAATGGAACCGTTTATTCAACGATAGGACATTCTCAAGAAAACACTTTGATAAAGCCCCAAAACAGTTTCTTATCACAGTACTAGAGGAAAGATGTAGGCTTTCTTCACTGAGCATCAATCTCCATAGTGGATTTCCTTCTGAAGAGTTTACAGGTGAACTTAGCCCAATCGATTATCATTCTAATTCAAGTCAAGTcattataatgaaaatatttcaCTGTGATGGCTTATTTGTATGCACCATCCTAAAAGACACTAGAATCGTGGTTTGGAATCCGTGTACTGGTCAAAAGAAGTGGATCCAAACCGGCGAAAATCTCGACGAAAACGGTCAAGACTTTGTTCTTGGATATTACCAAGACAATAAATCAAGCGATAAGAGCTACAAGATATTGAGCTACAAGGGTTATAATTATGGCGACCAAGAATTCAAAATCTATGACATAAAATCTAATACATGGAGGAATCTTGATGTCACTCCGATTCCAGGCAACTACTTCACTTGTTCTGATTACCGCGTGTCTTTGAAGGGAAATACTTACTGGTTTGCTTATGATTTGAAAGACGAGCAGTTAGGGTTAATCAGTTTTGATTATACCACAGAGAGATTTGAACGTCTATGGCTTCCCTTTCAGTGTGATATTTCTGATCATGATTATTCTCTATCAgttgttggagaagaaaaactttCGGTGGTATTACAGCTTAAGGATGCACCAAGAAGAGAGATATGGATAACAAATAAGATGGATGATGAGACCAAAGAGATGTCGTGGAGAAAGCTTTTCGAAGTGGAAGTCGGTACTAGATATTATATGTGGAGCGGTAGACCTTTCTTGGTCGACGAGGAAAAGAAGATTGTCGTGTGTTGTGAGAAATGCCAAAAAAAATGCCAACCGGTTATAACAGTATCCATGGTTGAGGCGGATAGTAATGCCACACGAGTGTATTTTCCAGTAGTGACAATGACTTCATATTGGCCACATTTTGTTgattatgttccaagtttgaTTCAAATCCAACAATCGGAGGCAAACGAAAAAGAGCTGAATAGTTAG
- a CDS encoding Low temperature viability protein (unknown protein; Has 1524 Blast hits to 1298 proteins in 225 species: Archae - 9; Bacteria - 84; Metazoa - 474; Fungi - 184; Plants - 98; Viruses - 17; Other Eukaryotes - 658 (source: NCBI BLink).) yields MGKKKFIDKKKAATFELCPRDTSDPRYSDAPGGDKIFLRVDQNPVNINGFIEEDEEEEGDSSRFDDAPEEMDYGYSSFGDSSSSLPAHVRKEILELGYPDDGYNYLEHLREIKNTGGGSNFYVNPKYEVAQLPRDVKAYDASRVKISGMVNEEGNDNKLMYSVASKTVNVKVQKAIDPEVAALLENSDGSEFGSDVEDLEEDFVVQANLTQKGESSGVSNGELEFSVRREVRERESDEPVAENPRVPRQIDELFDQLELNEYGSDSDGDGYIAEDGEEEEEEDFMAQEVQNLIHGKAKDYELEEKYMNPADILKNSDSVRDKEEVDTAAHVIRRTVEYGENFDNGNEDEFVELTEESSDESEKHDCETIVSTYSNLDNLPGKILAAESARQKKLSETLANALSSNGRIINLQGRERIPVEFLPGRRAEQTDVKAEIPKAEPIKRKTHGQESKEEKKERKNAVKAEKREARIIKKQTKMLYCGETQRAQRAVATSGPSSRPLK; encoded by the coding sequence atggggaagaagaagtttattgataagaaaaaggCGGCGACTTTCGAGTTGTGTCCTCGTGATACGTCAGACCCAAGATACAGTGATGCACCAGGTGGTGATAAGATCTTCTTACGAGTTGATCAAAACCCTGTTAACATCAATGGTttcattgaagaagatgaagaagaagaaggagacaGCTCACGGTTTGATGATGCTCCTGAAGAGATGGATTATGGTTACTCTAGTTTTGGGGATTCGAGTAGTTCTTTACCTGCTCATGTGAGGAAGGAGATTTTAGAGTTAGGGTATCCTGATGATGGTTATAATTACTTGGAGCATTTGAGAGAGATTAAGAATACTGGTGGTGGTTCTAATTTCTATGTGAATCCTAAGTATGAGGTTGCTCAGTTACCTCGTGATGTTAAGGCTTATGATGCGTCTCGTGTGAAGATCTCTGGTATGGTGAATGAAGAAGGTAATGATAATAAGTTGATGTATAGTGTTGCGTCCAAGACTGTTAACGTCAAGGTGCAGAAAGCTATTGATCCTGAAGTTGCTGCGTTGCTTGAAAACAGTGATGGGTCTGAGTTTGGTTCTGATGTTGAGGATTtggaagaagattttgttgttcAAGCTAATCTTACTCAAAAGGGTGAATCTTCTGGTGTGAGCAATGGAGAGCTCGAGTTTTCTGTAAGACGTGAggttagagaaagagaaagtgatGAACCTGTGGCTGAAAACCCGAGAGTTCCTCGTCAAATTGATGAGCTATTTGATCAGCTCGAACTCAATGAATATGGAAGTGATAGTGACGGTGATGGTTACATAgctgaagatggagaagaagaagaagaagaagacttcaTGGCTCAAGAAGTTCAGAATCTTATTCATGGGAAGGCAAAAGATTATGAgcttgaagaaaaatatatgaaccCTGCGGATATACTGAAGAACAGTGACTCTGTCAGAGATAAAGAGGAAGTGGACACTGCTGCTCATGTTATCCGCCGAACTGTAGAATATggtgaaaattttgataacgGGAATGAAGATGAATTTGTAGAGCTGACTGAAGAAAGCAGCGATGAAAGCGAGAAGCATGATTGTGAAACCATAGTCTCAACATACTCGAATCTCGATAACCTCCCTGGTAAAATCCTTGCTGCAGAGTCAGCTAGGCAGAAGAAGCTGAGTGAAACATTAGCTAACGCATTGAGTTCAAATGGAAGAATCATTAATCTCCAAGGGAGAGAGAGGATTCCTGTCGAGTTTTTACCTGGTAGGAGAGCTGAACAAACCGATGTCAAAGCGGAAATCCCAAAAGCTGAACCGATCAAGAGGAAGACTCATGGTCAAGAGtcgaaagaagagaagaaagagcgGAAAAATGCTGTAAAAGCCGAAAAGCGAGAAGCAAGGATAATTAAGAAACAGACAAAGATGCTGTATTGCGGTGAAACGCAGCGTGCTCAAAGAGCTGTTGCTACCTCTGGTCCATCGTCGAGACctctaaaataa
- the CKA2 gene encoding casein kinase II, alpha chain 2 (''casein kinase II, alpha chain 2'' (CKA2); FUNCTIONS IN: protein binding, kinase activity; INVOLVED IN: protein amino acid phosphorylation; LOCATED IN: plasma membrane; EXPRESSED IN: 24 plant structures; EXPRESSED DURING: 15 growth stages; CONTAINS InterPro DOMAIN/s: Protein kinase, ATP binding site (InterPro:IPR017441), Protein kinase, catalytic domain (InterPro:IPR000719), Serine/threonine-protein kinase domain (InterPro:IPR002290), Serine/threonine-protein kinase-like domain (InterPro:IPR017442), Protein kinase-like domain (InterPro:IPR011009), Serine/threonine-protein kinase, active site (InterPro:IPR008271); BEST Arabidopsis thaliana protein match is: casein kinase alpha 1 (TAIR:AT5G67380.1); Has 86321 Blast hits to 85419 proteins in 2558 species: Archae - 72; Bacteria - 9686; Metazoa - 32978; Fungi - 11348; Plants - 15028; Viruses - 319; Other Eukaryotes - 16890 (source: NCBI BLink).) — translation MHLIFFFSYFLRRYLLLLCAILILRAPLAHSLIPPLTCVNTGTVESDVTGIRFDRCLDTDSLAKISLSTVMSKARVYTDVNVIRPKDYWDYESLNVQWGEQDDYEVVRKVGRGKYSEVFEGINMNNNEKCIIKILKPVKKKKIRREIKILQNLCGGPNIVKLLDVVRDQHSKTPSLIFEYVNSTDFKVLYPTLTDYDIRYYIYELLKALDFCHSQGIMHRDVKPHNVMIDHELRKLRLIDWGLAEFYHPGKEYNVRVASRYFKGPELLVDLQDYDYSLDMWSLGCMFAGMIFRKEPFFYGHDNQDQLVKIAKVLGTDELNAYLNKYQLELDTQLEALVGRHSRKPWSKFINADNRHLVSPEAIDYLDKLLRYDHQDRLTAKEAMAHPYFAQVRAAESSRMRTQ, via the exons ATGCAcctaatcttcttcttctcctactTTCTTCGACGGTACCTGTTGTTATTGTGCGCCATCTTGATCTTACGTGCGCCGTTGGCGCATTCTCTTATACCACCATTAACGTGCGTCAACACCGGAACCGTTGAATCAGACGTTACTGGTATCAGGTTCGATCGTTGCCTCGATACCGATTCTCTCGCCAAGATCTCTCTTTCCACCGTCATGTCGAAAGCTCGTGTTTATACCGATGTTAACGTGATCCGACCTAAGGATTATTGGGATTACGAATCTCTCAATGTTCAGTGGGG GGAGCAAGATGATTACGAGGTAGTGAGGAAGGTGGGGAGAGGGAAATACAGTGAGGTTTTTGAGGGGATTAACATGAATAACAATGAGAAGTGTATTATCAAGATTCTCAAGCctgttaagaagaagaag ATTAGAAGGGAGATTAAAATACTTCAGAATCTTTGTGGAGGGCCAAATATTGTAAAGCTGCTTGATGTTGTCAGAGATCAACACTCAAAAACGCCAAGCTTGATATTTGAGTATGTAAACAGCACAGACTTTAAGGTTCTGTATCCAACATTGACTGATTATGACATTCGCTACTACATCTATGAGCTGTTGAAg GCTTTGGACTTCTGCCACTCACAAGGAATAATGCACAGAGATGTCAAGCCACACAATGTCATGATCGACCATGAGCTGCGCAAACTTCGCCTAATAGATTGGGGTCTCGCTGAGTTTTATCATCCTGGAAAAGAGTACAACGTCCGTGTGGCCTCAAG ATACTTCAAAGGTCCCGAACTTCTAGTTGATTTACAGGACTATGACTATTCCTTGGACATGTGGAGCCTCGGTTGCATGTTTGCTGGGATG ATATTCCGCAAGGAACCTTTCTTCTATGGCCATGACAACCAGGATCAGCTCGTCAAAATTGCCAAG GTACTCGGAACTGATGAATTGAATGCATATCTGAATAAGTATCAGTTAGAACTTGATACTCAACTAGAGGCACTTGTTGGGAG ACATAGCAGGAAGCCTTGGTCCAAATTCATCAACGCTGACAATAGGCATTTGGTCTCACCTGAG GCGATTGATTATTTGGACAAGCTGCTCCGGTATGATCATCAAGACAGATTAACTGCAAAAGAAGCAATG GCTCATCCCTATTTCGCTCAAGTCAGGGCAGCAGAAAGCAGCAGAATGAGGACTCAATAG